CAATGGCCATTCCGGTTGTTTCATCATCATTACTTCCTTTCACACCATCCAAAGCAGAAACAGCACGAATGTAAGCAACTCCACCACCAGGTACTATTCCTTCTTCAACAGCAGCACGTGTTGCATGTAAAGCATCGTCAACGCGATCTTTTTTCTCTTTCATTTCCACTTCAGTAGCAGCTCCAACATACAATACTGCAACTCCACCGGCTAATTTAGCCAAACGCTCTTGCAATTTCTCTTTATCGTAATCAGAAGTGGTAGTTTCAATTTGGGCTTTAATTTGATTTACCCTGGCTTTGATATCGTCTTTGTGACCGGCACCTCCAACAATAGTTGTGTTGTCTTTGTCGATGGTAACCTTTTCAGCTTGTCCAAGATAACTCAAATCAGCACTTTCCAATTTCCAGCCACGCTCTTCGCTAATTAATTGACCACCGGTTAAAATGGCGATATCTTCCAACATAGCCTTACGACGATCTCCAAAACCAGGAGCTTTTACAGCAGCAATTTTTAAGGTTCCACGAATTTTATTTACCACCAAGGTAGTTAAGGCTTCACCTTCCAACTCTTCAGAGATAATTAATAATGGACGACCGGTTTGAACGGTTTTTTCCAAAATCGGCAACAAATCTTTCATGCTGCTGATTTTTTTGTCGTGAATCAAAATGTAAGGATTGTCTAAAACCGCTTCCATTTTCTCAGCATTGGTAACGAAATAAGCCGAGATATATCCACGGTCAAATTGCATACCTTCCACTACATCAACGGTAGTATCGGTTCCTTTTGCTTCTTCAACGGTAATAACACCTTCTTTGGAAACTTTGGCCATTGCTTCTGCAATCAATTTACCAATTCCGTTATCGTTATTAGCCGAAATGGTTGCTACTTGCTCAATTTTGCTGTTATCATCACCAACAGCTTGTGATTGGCTTTGAAGGTTTTCTACAACCAAGCTTACTGCTTTATCGATACCGCGTTTTAAATCCATTGGATTAGCTCCGGCAGCAACGTTTTTTAATCCGGCTGTTACGATAGCCTGAGCCAAAACTGTTGCAGTAGTTGTTCCATCTCCTGCCAAATCCGCAGTTTTTGATGCAACTTCTTTCAACATTTGGGCACCCATGTTTTCGATCGGGTGTTTCAATTCAATTTCTTTTGCTACCGAAACACCATCTTTGGTAATGGTTGGAGCTCCAAATTTTTTCTCAATTACCACATTACGGCCTTTAGGACCAAGGGTAACTTTTACTGCATTAGCCAATGCATCAACTCCTTTCTTCAAGGAATCACGGGCTTCTAGGTTAAAAGTGATATCTTTTGCCATGTTTTAAAATTTTAAATTAAGTGTTAGAATTAAAGAATTGCGAAAATGTCGCTTTCACGCATAATGAGGTATTCTTTTCCCTCAACGGTGATTTCAGTGCCGGCATACTTGCCATATAAAACCTGATCCCCAACTTTAACTGTTACAGGCTCATCTTTTTTGCCATTGCCAACAGCAATAACGGTTCCACGTTGTGGTTTTTCTTTGGCGGTGTCGGGAATAATGATACCGCTTGCAGTTCTTTCTTCAGCAGGTGCTGCTTCAACAAGCACTCGGTCTGCTAATGGACGGATTGATACTGACATGTTATTTTTTATTTAAAGGTTAATATTAGAGATTTTTGCTCCGCCCTTCTCAGATATTATGCCAACCAAAACTTTATTGTCAATTTTTCAGCCTATGGTTAAACCCTTTGAAATTTTGTCAGTTTAATTGGCAATATTTTCCATCTCTTAAATCTGGAGTCATACCTTTGCCTACATGTTACATTTAAAAACCTGGTATAAAAAAACTTCCCTGGCATTCCTTATTGCTTTTTCAGCTTACCTTCCCTCCAAGGCTCAGGTAAATGTAAAAGACAGCACTTTGGCTTTTCCCTTGTTTAAGTTTAGTTATGCCTATCAGTTGGTGGGTGGAGATATGGCCAAACGTTTTGGTAATAATTCCTCCGTTGGATTTGATTTTCTATACAAAACAAAAAGTAGAATCCTGGTTGGAGCAGATTTTCGTTACTTGTTTGGCAATGAGGTTAAAGAAGATCCATTGGTGCATTTACGTACGCCCGACGGTAACCTGATTGGACAAGATGGTTACTACATTGGTGTAAACATGTTTGAAAGAGGCTGGAGTGTGATGGGCAAAATAGGATATATATTCTCCTTCAAAGGAATTACCGGGCCCAATCCAAATTCCGGACCTTTTATAACGCTTGGTGGAGGTTTTATGGAGCATAAAATCCGCATTCAGGTGGAAGATAATAATGTAACTACCCTGGATAAAGAAGGCAAAAAAGGTTACGATCGATTAAGTAATGGCCCGGCATTTGGAGCAAGTATCGGATACATGTATTTGAGTAATAAACGTTTGATTAATTTTTTTGTGGCTGCCGAATTTATTGGTGCTTTTACCCAATACCAACGTGCCTATGATTACACTACCGGATTACCTAACAACGACAAGTATTTCGACCACTTATTAGGTTTTAGGGTGGGTTGGGTAATTCCTTTATACAAACGCTCTGCCGCAGAGTATGTTTATTAGCAAGCCTTCTCATTTAACTCGGTGTTTGTTTATGCGGGCCCCCTCCGCCCATATTTGGCTGCATAGCAATTCCAAGCGGTATTGCATGGGCGTTCGGGTCACGCTATCGGCTGTAGTCCTCGTCGCACTTGGCTAGCGCCGCGTGCTCCTGTGGGCTACTTGCCTCTATCGTTGCCCGAGGGTGCAAGCCCAACTGCCAGCATTTCAAAATAACAAATGGGGAAAAAAGGTGAAACAAAATTAGACAGCCAGCCAGGGAAATGGAACCCAAACCATGGTTTTGCACTTCAGCTTCGGGTAGGGATAGCAGTGGAAAGCCCGCAGACGACCGTGGCACTAGCCCGGGCGGTGAGGACTTGGAACGAATAGCCCGACCTGAGCCTTACAAAAGTTGGTTAAATAGGTTTAAGGTTGTGCGAAGGGACCCGCCAAATTCATCTTAAACAGGTTAACCTGCACAAACACCCTTTACATCATTTTACAATTCCATTTTTATTCCTGGAAAATAAAAGAATAGTACCATCTTTGTGAACCTAATTCTATTACTTAATGGACAAATCAAACTTTACGAAATATTTCCTCGGTCTGTTTCTTCTTGAACTAGGATTGGAATTTTTCCATATTCAATGGGCTATTTTCCTTGTAAAACCAGCAGTTACCGGGTTTATCATTTACTATTTCTATACCCAAAGCAAAAAGAATGTTTCAGTGTTTAGCAAATCCATTCTGATAGGATTAATAGCCAGTTTGGGTGGAGACATTTTCCTGATGTTTCCCCGGTATAACCCGAATTTTTTCCTGGTGGGATTGGTTTCCTTTTTAATTGCCCATTTGTTTTATATACGGGGATATTTTCAAAACATCAAGCAAAGTGGACATTCCAATTCATTTTCGGTGAAAGTGATGGTAAGCAATCCTATCGTTTTAATGAGTTTGGCCATGTATTCGCTAATGAAAAACGATTTGGGGGAGATGAAAATTCCGGTATTATTTTATATGACAGCTATTACCTGCATGGGCGTGATGGCCGGTTTACGAATCAATCACACCAGTTCGAGCAGTTGGAAAAAGGTATTGGGTGGCGCTATCCTTTTCTTACTATCTGATTCTATTATAGCGCTCAACAAGTTTGTACATCCGTTTGAATATTCCAATTTGGCCATTATGTCAACTTATTATGTGGCTCAATTTTTCATTGCCACAGGATGTTTGGAGCATTTAGAAAGAAAGGCGACACTTAGCGAATAACGGTAACATGACCGTACTTTTTGGCTGAATCGCCCATGGGAGTAAAAAACTCGAATACATAGGTAAAGGTACCTTCAACAGGTTCACCTTGGCGATTGGTTCCATTCCAACCCCAGGTTGGGTGTTTAGCGCGGTAAATTTCTGCACCCCAACGATCGTAAATTCGCACTTCCGACATATTAAAACCTTCTCCAACGGCATACCACATATCATTGACATTATCTTCATTAGGAGTAAAGGCATTGGGCAGGTAAACATTTAAATCGGGGAAGGCATGAATCATCAGAACGGCTGTATCCAGGCAGCCTTCGCGATTCTCGGCAAGTAAGGTAACATCGTACCATCCGGAGTCGGCATAAACATGAGCAGAGTTATAAGTTGCTGCAGTATCACCATCGCCAAAATACCAAATATAGTTAATGGCATCGATGGAAGAATTAATAAAGACAAATTCTCTTGGTCCATTTTGACGGGAAGTAAACCGGGCTTCAGGTCCAACCACTTCAACTAACACCTTAGCCGAATCTACAATTCCACAAAGGTCGGTAACTTCCACGACAAAATATCCGGAAAATGCGGGACTGGCAAAAGCCTGATCGGAGGTAGATTGATCAAATTTCCATCGATATGTATAAGGAGCTTTACCTTCCGAAACATCGATGGTCATGGTAGCAGTATCGCCTCTGCAAATTCGGGGTGAATTCACAACAAATTGCATTGGAACATAACCTGGTATGGTGATGGTAACCGAATCTTTTACCAATTGAGTTCCACAGGTATCAGTTACCTCTACAAAGTAAGTGGAAGTATTTAAGGGGAAAACGGTAACGGTATCGCGGGTAGAAATTTGAGTTCCATTTTCATTGGTCCAACGGTACACATATCCGGGGTTTCCGCCTTGTGGGAAAACCTGCAAAAGTGTTTGGGCAGGACAAGGAGTTAATACATCCGGAGTAGTAGTTAAGGTAATTGGAGTTTGGTCTACAATGGTGAGGGTAAGGGTTGGGACTTCGCTTTGGCAAGCAATATTGATTAGGGGAGTAACGATAATGTTTTCAGCACCTTCTGTAATGTTATCCTGAAGAATGGTAATATCAACAGAAGCTACATTAAATCCAGCAGGAATGGTTACAGAAGTGGCAGAAACCTCGTAATCCAATCCTTGAGTAGCAGAACCATTCAATGCAAAATTGATGGTAAGAGGAGAACTGGTATTACCGGTACGGCTAAAAATAATCTTTGAATTTCCACAAGCTTCCACCAAAGCCGTATCGTTTAAGGAAGCAGAATAATCCGATTGAGCTGAGAGCCCGATGGAACCGGCAGAAAAAGAGCCTGCTTCCAAAAATACGGCTGAATCAAAAGCCCCATCAAACACGTCGGCAACTGCGAGTTTAATGTGGTAAGTTTGGCAGGCATGAACGATTGCAGTAGCAGTTAAAACATTGGTAAAACCATCGTATTGAACAGTTTGTCCATCACCCGGGGTAAAAGAATCACCGTCGCCATTATCTACATAATAGGAGGGGTTATTAAAAGCATTCACGTTATTGATGCTTACCATGGTGGAAGTGCCCGGAATAAGAGCAATGTTCTGAACACCGGTGATTCCGGGACCCGAAATAAAAAAACCAAAAATATCGTTGTAATCAGAATTGGCGTATTCCATATATTCCTCGGATGCAAACACATAACGAAAGCTAAGGGTATCGGAAAGAGGAATAAAATCAAATTCAAGAATAGCGGCATCCTTGGAGACAAGTCCGGGGTCGAGACTTTCAAGGGTGGCATCGCCGGGCAGGAGTAAGTCAGTACTGGTACTTCCACTGTTATTAGGCCCACCGGCATCAATGGAATTACCGGTACTTAAGATAATTCCAGTTGCCATTCCTAAATTAGAACTACCATAAAAATAGCCAATTTGAGGGCCATTTCCATTGGCGGTACCATTAAAAACCACATTTGAAGCAGAAACACCTCCTCCCAGTAAAACATCCTGAACCAATTGCTGGGATGTTTGAGTATCATCCACTACCAATTGCCCAAACCCCTCTAAAACAGTGAGTTTTAGAAGGAAAAACAAAAAGATATAGCGTTTCAGTTTCAAATTATGACAACTTACAAAAATACACAAAATTCCGTTCAATTCAAATTAACGCAATGATTTTGAAAAAGTTGCTAAAAACAGTGGTTTAGAATTGGAAGTATTGAAGCATCTTTGCATACATGACTGCATTACCTCCCTGGATTAAACAAAAGCTATTAGGCCTTTTTGTAAAGACTAATGGTTTGGTTTCTAGTCCGATATTTGGTGGTAAAGGAATCATTTTTTGTTTTCATCGTATACTGCCCAAAAATGAACAGTCGCCCTTGTTTGGAGCCAAAGGAATGGCTGTTTCGCCGGAATATTTGGAATGGTTGATTCAAGTTTTAAAAGAAAAAAACTATGAATTTATCGACATGGATGAGGTGTTGCTTCGGATTCAAAATCCTGATAAAACTCGGAAATTTGTGAGTTTTGGATTTGATGATGGCTATGCAGATAACTTGCGGTTTGGATTACCCATTTTTGAAAAGCATGGGGTACCATTTACCATTTATCCGAGTTTAAATTTATTACAAGGAACCATGATACGGTGGTGGGATATTTTGGAGGAGCAAGTTTGGAATCATTCCAGCGTTAAATATGAATTTCCTGACAAAACACTGGAATTAAGCGCAGAGAATAAGGAAGAAAAGACCAAGGCCTGGTGGGAAATCAGGTCTCATATTTTAGATTGGGAAAGCCGACTCAGCAGAAACGAACTTTTGAGTTTGTTTTGCAAAGATGAGGCATGGAGTAAGGACTATACCTTATCGGTTGCCATCCCGGAAGCCAGTTTAATTGCCTTACGAAACCATCCCTTATTACACATAGGATCCCATACTGTTAATCACCTACCCTTAAAAAAATTAAAAGAAGAAGAAGTTCGTTACGAAATGTTGGAATCGAAGCGTTATTTAGAAAAGTTATTGGATAAGGAAATCAGACATTTGGCTTACCCGTATGGCTCCCCAAACGAATGTGGAGATCGAGAATTTAGAATGGCAAAAGAAATTGGATATCAGAGTGCGGTGACCTTTCAACCCGGAAATTTAACCGGGAAAAAACTTAACCCATTTGCCTTACCCCGATATGCCGGAGGAGAAATGATTGATAATGAAAAGCTACTACACATCCTTTCCGGAATACGACACTTTGCCGATAACTATTAAAACATAAAATTCTTACTATTTTTCACAAACTCCACCTTCCAAACTTACCTTTGTCAGCCTACCTAAATACCTATGAAAGTTAACATAATCGGTGCAGGAATTTCAGGACTTAGTGCCGGATGTTACCTTCAAATGTGCGGGTTTGAAACGCGGATTTTTGAAAAGCATACCATTCCCGGCGGACTTTGTACCAGTTGGAAAAAGGGAGATTATACCTTTGATGGATGCGCACATTGGATATTAGGAAGTGATTCAGGAAGCTCTTTTCATAAAATTTGGGATGAACTGATGGATTTGAATGCTATTCAATTTCATCACCATGACGTAAGGATGGCCATTGAACTCAAGGACCATGTAAACAAATATGGAGAAAAGACCTTCTATTTCTATACCAATCTGAACAAACTGGAAGCGTACTTATTGGATCTTGCACCGGAAGATAGTTATGAAATTAAGCGATTGGTGAATTCGGTTCGAATCATGCAAGAATTTGATTTACCGCCTATTCTGGATGATTTACCCTTTTGGGAGGCTACCAAACGAGGAATCAAAATGGCCAGGTATTGGAGGTTTTTCAAATTACTGATGGAATGGAAAAATGAGACCAATTTCAGTTTTGCCAAGAAATTGAAAAACCCCTTTTTGGCAGAAAGTATTCGCACGTTATACGACGAACATGAAGTGAATATGTTAGTGTTTACCATGCCATTAGCAGCAATGGATAAACAAAGTGCCGGTTATCCGATTGGTGGTTCCTTAAAATTTGCTGAACATTTAGAACAACGCTACCTGAGTTTAGGAGGCAAAATACACTACAAAACACCGGTACATAAAATATTGGTTAAAGATGGCAGAGCCACCGGTTTGCTTGTAAGAAACAATGTAGTACATGAATCCGACATAACGGTTTCGGCAAGTGATTGGCATTGGACCCTTTTCGAAGCTTTGGATGGAAAATTCATAGATAAAAAATCCCAACAATTTGCTGATTTAAAGGTTCTAGAGCCTTATTACGGGGTAGTACAGTTCTCCTTCGGAATCAATGCAGATTTACGTCACCTACCCCATTTCACCCGATTCCCGTTAGAAAAACCCATTGTTTCGCCTGATGGAACCAGCTATGACCGGTTTGAGGTTCATTTATACCACTATGACCCAACGATGGCACCCGAGGGAAAAACTTCCGTGGTAGTTAGTTATTACACCAAAAAAGGCGACTTCTGGATTCAGTTAAGAAAATCCAACCGGGCCCAATACCGGGAAGTAAAAAAAGCATTTCAGGAGCAAATTTTAAATGAGCTTGACAAACGATTAGGAGGAATAAAGGACAAGGTAGAAGAAATGGATTTTGCTACTCCTGCTTCGGTTTTAAGATATACGAACAATTGGAAGGGAAGTGCACAGGGATGGTTGCCCAGCAATAATATTTTTGAACTTTATTCTATTGGATTCTACCTGCCCGGACTCAGAGATTTCTTTTATTCCAGTCATTGGAGTCAACCCGGCGGAGGCTTACCTGTTGCTGCCAAACAAGGCCGGGATGTAGCAAAAGAAATTTGCAAAAAATACAAAGTGCCATTCAAGACCAGGTAACATGGACAAGTTCGATGTAGTGGTTATTGGTTCCGGATTAGGTGGATTGGAAACAGCCTGTATCCTTGCAAAAAACGGATACAAGGTTTGTGTTTTAGAAAAAAACCGGCAATTTGGGGGAACCTTGCAACTGTTTTCACGGGGAAAAGTGGTTTTTGATGCAGGTGTTCATTATATCGGAGGCTTAGGAGAAGGACAACCATTGCACAGACTTTTTAATTACCTGGGAATACTTGATAAGCTTCAAATAAAACCCTTGAATGCGGACGGATTTGACCACATCCAATTGGGAAGACGGGAAAACACCTATAAAATACCGCAAGGAAAAGAGGAATTTATTAAGACTATGGCAGCCTATTTCCCGGACGAAAGAAAGGCTATTGAAACGTATTGGGAAGATTTACAACGAATAACTGAGCAAACACCCTACTACAATGTTCATATTGAACCCGGTGAGTTTGTTCTATCACCCCACTACCAACAAAGTATTGGAGAATACCTCGATCAACTGACGGACAATACTACCTTAAAAAAAGTATTGGCCGGAAACAACTTACTTTATGCAGGGCAAGCCTACAAAACGCCTTTGTATGTACATGCCATGGTGGAGTTTGCCTACCTCCAAAGTGCCTGGAAATGCATAGATGGTGCTGACCAGATTGCCAAACTTTTATTAGAAAAGTTAAAGGAATGGGGAGGAGAAGCCAGGAATTACTCCGAAGTTCAATCCATTCAAACTAGTGGAGGAAGCGTTTCATCAGTAAAATTGACTTCAGGCCAGGAAATAACCTGTAACCGTGTAATAGCCAACATCCATCCGGAGAAATTGTTTGAAATGCTAGAACCAGGCTTATTAAGACCGGTTTACATCAATCGTATAAAATCATTGGACAATTCCACCTCGGCCTTTACCCTCAATTTAGTTCTTAAGCCCGAAACTTTACCTGTATTTAACCACAACATTTATTATCACCGATATCCTGAAATATGGACAACCGATTATGAATTAGAGGAATGGCCCAAAACAATAGCCGTATTTTGTCAGCCGGGAAGAAAGAACCCGAACTATGCAGAGAGTTTATCGGTTATGACTTATATGAAATGGGAAGAAGTAGAGCCTTGGGCGAGCACATTTCGGGTAATTCCAGGACATGCTGAAAGCAGGGGGGAGACTTATGAGCAATTTAAAAAAGAGAAAGCCTTAAAGATTATAGAGGAATTAGACAAGGTTTTACCCGGAATAGAAAAGCATATTCAGGAATATTCAGCACAAACGCCTTTAACCTACCGTGATTATTTAGGAACTCCCAAAGGAAGTATTTATGGAATCAGCATGAATTCAGAGGAGGCTATGAAATATATTTTTTCAAGCAGACAACGGATTGAAAACCTTTATTTGACAGGGCAAAACCTGAATCTGCATGGTGTTGTTGGAGTTACGATATCCGCTATAGTAACTTGTTCCGAAATACTTGGAAATTCGTTTTTATTAAACCAACTAAGGAAGGCTTGATTGCACTACCTTTGCGGCCCGAATTTTTAGGATGAAATTAGAAGAAGAAATCCAAAAGCGCCGCACGTTTGCGATTATTTCCCACCCGGATGCCGGTAAGACAACCCTTACCGAAAAGCTATTGCTTTTTGGTGGTGCCATACAAACGGCCGGTGCTGTTAAAAACAATAAAATCACCAAAACGGCGGCTTCCGACTTTATGGAAATTGAGAAACAGCGGGGGATTTCGGTGGCAACCTCGGTGATGTCGTTCGATTACCACGGAATTCGGGTAAACCTGTTGGATACCCCCGGACACAAAGATTTTGCTGAGGACACCTACCGCACCTTAACTGCAGTAGACAGTGTAATATTGGTCATCGATTGTGTAAAAGGTGTAGAGGAACAAACCGAGAAACTCATGGAAGTGTGTCGTATGAGAAACACCCCGGTGATTACCTTTATTAACAAAATGGACCGAGAAGGAAGCAATCCGTTTGACCTTTTGGATGAGATTGAGAAGAAGTTGAATATCAAGGTAAGACCATTAAGTTGGCCCATCAATATTGGTGCACATTTCAAAGGTGTATATAACCTATATGATAAGTCCTTAAACCTATTTAGTGCCAACAAAACCAAAATTTCTGACGATGTAGTTTCGATACAGAATTTGAAAGATCCGGGTTTGGACGAACTGATAGGAGAAAAGGATGCTAATCAATTGCGGGAAGACGTTGAATTAATTGAAGGGGTATATGATGAATTTGATGTAAACACCTATTTGGAAGGAGAAATTGCACCTGTATTTTTTGGATCGGCTGTAAACAACTTCGGGGTGAAAGAACTGCTAGAAACCTTTGTTCGCATAGCCCCTACTCCTATTCCAAGGAATACCGATGTAAGAATAGTAAAGCCGGAGGAATCTAACTTTACCGGTTTTATTTTTAAAATCCACGCCAATCTGGATCCCAAACATCGGGATAGGATTGCCTTTTTAAGGATTTGTTCAGGTAAATTCGAGCGAAATAAATTTTTTAAGCATGTTCGACTTGGCAAGGATTTCCGATTTTCCAATCCTTATTCCTTTCTGGCCCAGGATAAATCTGTGGTGGAAGAAGCTTTTCCCGGTGATGTAGTAGGATTGTACGATACAGGAAATTTCAAAATTGGCGACACCCTTACTGAAGGTGAAAAAATAATGTACAAAGGCATTCCAAGTTTTTCGCCGGAGTTGTTTAAGGAGGTAATTAATACCGATCCTATGAAGAGCAAACAACTTGAAAAGGGTATTGAACAATTATCGGATGAAGGAGTTGCCCAATTGTTTACGGTAAATCCGGGTAATAGAAAAATTATTGGAACCGTAGGAGACCTTCAGTTTGAAGTAATTCAATACCGTTTATTGAATGAATACGGAGCCTCGTGCAGATACCAGCATTTGAATTTTTACAAAGCCTGTTGGATTACTTCCGATGATGAAGCGGCCTTGCACGACTTCCTTCAATTTAAAGCCGGAAATATTGCCTACGACAAGGACCAAAACCCGGTTTATTTCGCCGAAAGTTCCTGGATATTAAACACCCAGATTGAGAAATATCCCAAGTTACAGTTTCATTTTACCTCAGAATTTAAAATGGAGGCTGCCAAGTAGTCTCCCAAAACCTATATAACCGTGATTTCAGTATCAAACCTTTCCGTTCAATTTGGAGGAACCTATTTATTTGAAGAAGTATCATTCCTGGTTAACCCTAGAGACAGGATAGGATTAGTTGGAAAAAATGGAGCAGGAAAATCGACTCTACTAAAAATTTTAGCCGGCAAACAGGCTTACGACAAGGGCGATATTGCAAAACCGGCCGGAAGTCATGTGGGTTATTTACCTCAGGAAATGAACCATGCGGATGGTTTCACTGTGATGGAGGAGGCTAAAAAGGCTTTTATTGAATTGGTGGAATTGGAGCAAAAAATCGAATACATCAACCAACAATTAACCGAACGTACCGATTACGAAAGTGATGGGTATTCGGATCTTATTCACCAATTACACGATGCCACCGAACGTTTTAGCATGCTGGATGGATATAACGTGGATGCTGCAACCGAAAAAGTACTGTTGGGTTTAGGATTTACCAGAGAAGATTTTGGAAGACAAACCTTGGAATTTAGCGGAGGTTGGAGAATGCGGGTTGAGTTGGCAAAAATCCTACTTCAAAAACCTGAAGTATTACTACTGGATGAGCCCACCAACCACCTCGATATAGAAAGTATACAATGGATTGAAGAATTCCTGGCCGACTATCCGGGAGCTATTTTACTCGTGAGCCACGATAAAGCATTTCTAGATAACATTACCAACCGAACCATTGAAATTTCACTTGGCAAAATTTATGATTACAGGGCCAATTATTCCAAATATGTGGAATTACGCGCTGAACGAAAAGCTACCCAGGAAGCAGCAGCCAAGAACCAACAAAAATATATTGAAAAAACTGAGCAATTAATTGATAAATATCGGGCTAAGGCAAACAAAGCATCCTTTGCCCAATCTCTTATCAAAAAATTAGATCGAATTGAGTTGGTTGAAGTGGATGAAGATGACAATGCCACCCTGCGCTTCTCCTTCCCTCCTGCTCCACACTCCGGAAAAGTTATTGCAAGAGCCGAACGATTAGGAAAAAGTTATGGAGACAAAAAGATTCTGGAAAATGTTGATTTCATTTTGGAACGTGGAGACAGGGTTGGATTCGTTGGGAAAAATGGAGCAGGAAAAACTACTTTGTCAAAAATTTTGGCTAAAAAACTCGACCATACCGGAATTCTGGAAGAAGGCCATCAGGTGAAATTAGGCTATTTTGCTCAAAACCAGACCGAAACCATGGACGGTGAAAAAACAGTTTTTGAAACCATTGACGAAGTAGCTGTTGGAGATGTACGCAAAAACATTCGTAACCTCTTGGGATCCTTCCTATTTGGAGGAGACTCGGTAGATAAAAAAGTGAAAGTACTTAGCGGTGGGGAAAAAAACCGCCTGGCTATGTGCAAATTGCTTTTAGAACCTTATAACTTTTTAGTACTGGACGAACCCACCAACCACCTCGACATGCGAAGCAAGGATATGTTAAAAACAGCCTTACTAAAATACGATGGAACCTTGGTTGTAGTTAGCCACGACAGAGATTTTCTCCAAGGATTAACCACCAAAATTTATGAATTCCCGGGAGGAACTGTTAAACAACATTATGGAGATATTTATGAATTCCTCCGATCAAAGAAGATTTCTAATCTGGCCGAATTAGAAAAAAAAGCAGCTAGCCCCAAAGTAGAAGAAAAGAAAAAAGAGGTTAGTTCTAACCCGGTTGATGACGAGAAAAGAAAACAAATGGAGAAACAAATCAAACAATTGGATAACTCCATCAAAAAACATGAAGAAATCATTGGGAAACTGGAAGAAGAACTAAAAAAAATCGACGAACTGATGACTCATCCGGAACAATTTAAGGAAGTTTCGAAGAATGACCCAACTATCTTTGAAAAGTACCAACGTCTTCAGGATGAACTTAATACAACCATGGAAACCTGGGAAAAACTACTAGAAGAAAAAGAATTAACAATGAAAAGTTAATTTTCTTACAAAAAAGCAAACCTTTCCTTAACCTTGGCGTTACAACCGAGGTTTTTTTTCTAACCCACCTGTGATAGTTAATTACCTAACGCT
Above is a window of Bacteroidia bacterium DNA encoding:
- a CDS encoding ATP-binding cassette domain-containing protein — translated: MISVSNLSVQFGGTYLFEEVSFLVNPRDRIGLVGKNGAGKSTLLKILAGKQAYDKGDIAKPAGSHVGYLPQEMNHADGFTVMEEAKKAFIELVELEQKIEYINQQLTERTDYESDGYSDLIHQLHDATERFSMLDGYNVDAATEKVLLGLGFTREDFGRQTLEFSGGWRMRVELAKILLQKPEVLLLDEPTNHLDIESIQWIEEFLADYPGAILLVSHDKAFLDNITNRTIEISLGKIYDYRANYSKYVELRAERKATQEAAAKNQQKYIEKTEQLIDKYRAKANKASFAQSLIKKLDRIELVEVDEDDNATLRFSFPPAPHSGKVIARAERLGKSYGDKKILENVDFILERGDRVGFVGKNGAGKTTLSKILAKKLDHTGILEEGHQVKLGYFAQNQTETMDGEKTVFETIDEVAVGDVRKNIRNLLGSFLFGGDSVDKKVKVLSGGEKNRLAMCKLLLEPYNFLVLDEPTNHLDMRSKDMLKTALLKYDGTLVVVSHDRDFLQGLTTKIYEFPGGTVKQHYGDIYEFLRSKKISNLAELEKKAASPKVEEKKKEVSSNPVDDEKRKQMEKQIKQLDNSIKKHEEIIGKLEEELKKIDELMTHPEQFKEVSKNDPTIFEKYQRLQDELNTTMETWEKLLEEKELTMKS